ATCTCAATCAATTTCAATCAAAAAGAACTAAAAAAACAATGAGTTTAAATCTGGGTATTTAACAGGAAATCCCTAGCAACGACACAAGTAAAACTTATGTCGTTTGATTATCTGCAACTCAGAAATCCATAAAATACCCTAATTGTTCGGCTTTGTAGATAGCCTCCTGCTTATTATTTACCAAAAGCTTTGAGTAGATGTGGGTCAAATGATTAAATACTGTTCTCCTACTAATTTGTAACGTTTCCTCTATTTCTTTTATAGAGAATCCTTTCTTACTCAAATTTAAGATAGCTATTTCCTGGTCAGTTAAAGATTCAACATAATCCTGAGATTCGATTTGTTCAAAATACTTTTTTCCAGAATCCACTTTTTTTAAGATAGAAATGAGTTGTTTAGGGTCTATATTTTTATCTACAAAACCGTATGCTCCTACTTTTTTTGCCCTCTCTCTATAGATTGATTTAACATATCCTGTCAACATAACAACTTTCAAATGAGGAGTAGACTGTATGAGTTCTTTTGCTATCTCCAATCCATTTTCTTTAGAAATATTTGCTAAATTAATATCAAGCAATATAATATCGTACTTAGACAAATCAATCGTCACATCGTTAAAATGAGAAGTAATCGTATCTATGACATCTACTTCATCATACTGTTGGAATAACAGTTGGATACTCTTTGCAAATAGTCTGTGGTCATCAATTAATAAAATCTTCATAACACAATTTCCAATCTATGGGAAGTAATATTCTGATAGTAAATTGTTTAGTATCCATTTGTAGTTCTAGATCTCCATCAAAAGCTGCTAGTGTTTCTTGAAATGATTTCAATCCTCTGCCATAATTTATAGAGTGTACTTTTTCCACTACTTGATTGCTCTCCTCAATGATAATAATATCAGATTGAATCGTTAAAGATAAACGAATGTCTTTTCCATCTCCATATTTTATAGCATTGTTTATTAGCTCTTTTATAAACCTATAAACAATATCTCCATATGGGGATGGCACTACCATATTATCTGAACAGTTAAAATACAATAAGGTATTACTTTTTCTAC
The genomic region above belongs to Streptococcus pyogenes and contains:
- a CDS encoding response regulator, which produces MKILLIDDHRLFAKSIQLLFQQYDEVDVIDTITSHFNDVTIDLSKYDIILLDINLANISKENGLEIAKELIQSTPHLKVVMLTGYVKSIYRERAKKVGAYGFVDKNIDPKQLISILKKVDSGKKYFEQIESQDYVESLTDQEIAILNLSKKGFSIKEIEETLQISRRTVFNHLTHIYSKLLVNNKQEAIYKAEQLGYFMDF